A window from Hymenobacter volaticus encodes these proteins:
- the leuC gene encoding 3-isopropylmalate dehydratase large subunit, with product MAKSLFDKIWDAHVVKTAPGGLDIVYIDRHLIHEVTSPQAFDELEARNLPLYRPNRILATADHNVPTRNQHLPIEEPLSRSQVDKLTANCEKYGVELYGLGHARQGIVHVIGPELGLTLPGATIVCGDSHTSTHGAFGAVAFGIGTSQVAQVMATQCLLLSRPKRMRITVDGELRRGVTAKDLILYIISQLGTGGATGYFVEYAGSAVRGLSMEGRMTVCNMSIEMGARGGLIAPDATTFAYVEGRAYAPKGIVWEQAVAYWKTLYSDDDTVFDAEHHFNARDIAPMITYGTNPGMGIALNGNIPSEVAASESESFDKSLAYMGFQRGESLLGKEINYVFIGSCTNSRIEDLRAVAAYVQGKQKAKHVEAIIVPGSKQVEQQAISEGLDKILAEAGFELREPGCSACLAMNEDKIPAGAYCVATSNRNFEGRQGPGSRTLLASPLVAAITAVQGRIVDITQYLN from the coding sequence ATGGCCAAGTCCTTATTTGATAAAATTTGGGATGCGCACGTGGTAAAAACCGCGCCAGGCGGCTTGGATATTGTGTACATCGACCGGCACCTGATTCATGAGGTGACTAGCCCGCAGGCGTTCGACGAACTCGAAGCCCGCAACCTGCCGCTCTATCGCCCCAACCGCATTCTGGCTACCGCCGACCACAACGTTCCGACGCGCAACCAGCACCTCCCCATCGAGGAGCCGCTGTCCCGTTCGCAGGTGGATAAGCTGACCGCGAACTGCGAAAAGTACGGCGTAGAGCTGTATGGCTTGGGCCACGCCCGCCAGGGCATCGTGCACGTAATCGGGCCGGAGTTGGGTTTGACGTTGCCCGGCGCTACCATCGTGTGCGGCGACAGCCACACCTCCACGCACGGCGCGTTTGGCGCGGTGGCGTTTGGTATTGGTACTAGCCAGGTGGCGCAGGTAATGGCTACGCAGTGCTTGCTGCTGAGCCGCCCGAAGCGCATGCGTATTACTGTCGATGGCGAGTTGCGCCGCGGCGTGACGGCCAAAGACCTGATTCTCTATATTATCTCGCAGCTCGGTACCGGTGGTGCCACGGGCTATTTTGTTGAATACGCGGGTAGTGCTGTGCGCGGCCTGAGCATGGAAGGCCGGATGACGGTCTGCAACATGAGCATCGAAATGGGGGCGCGCGGCGGCCTTATTGCCCCCGATGCTACTACGTTTGCCTATGTGGAGGGCCGCGCCTACGCCCCGAAGGGAATTGTGTGGGAGCAGGCAGTAGCCTACTGGAAAACCCTGTATTCCGACGATGATACGGTGTTCGACGCCGAGCACCACTTCAACGCCCGCGACATTGCCCCGATGATTACCTACGGTACCAACCCCGGTATGGGCATTGCTTTGAACGGCAACATCCCAAGCGAGGTAGCCGCTAGCGAATCTGAGAGCTTCGATAAGTCATTGGCCTACATGGGCTTCCAGCGCGGTGAGTCGTTGTTGGGTAAGGAAATCAACTACGTGTTCATCGGCAGCTGCACCAACTCGCGCATCGAGGATTTGCGGGCGGTGGCGGCTTACGTGCAGGGCAAGCAAAAGGCCAAGCACGTAGAGGCCATCATCGTGCCGGGTTCCAAGCAGGTTGAGCAGCAAGCCATTTCAGAAGGCTTAGACAAGATTCTGGCCGAAGCTGGCTTTGAATTGCGGGAGCCTGGTTGCAGTGCTTGCCTGGCCATGAACGAGGACAAGATTCCGGCCGGTGCGTATTGCGTGGCCACGTCCAACCGCAACTTTGAAGGCCGCCAGGGGCCCGGCTCGCGCACGTTGCTGGCCTCGCCGCTGGTAGCGGCCATCACGGCTGTGCAAGGCCGCATTGTCGACATCACGCAGTACTTAAACTAA
- the leuD gene encoding 3-isopropylmalate dehydratase small subunit, which produces MEKFQTLHSSAVPLPLENIDTDQIIPARFLKATTREGFGENLFRDWRCNADGTPKPNFVLNDARYSGQILLAGKNFGCGSSREHAAWALYDAGFRVVISSYFADIFRGNALNTGLLPLQVTDAELSSLFALVEQDADTQFVVNLPEQTLHVPATNQTIHFDIDPYKKECLINGYDDIDFLVSQKQAIEAYEQSRTWAW; this is translated from the coding sequence ATGGAAAAGTTTCAGACCCTACACTCCAGCGCGGTACCGCTGCCACTCGAAAACATCGACACGGACCAGATTATTCCGGCCCGTTTCCTGAAAGCCACCACGAGGGAGGGCTTCGGCGAGAACCTGTTTCGTGACTGGCGCTGCAACGCCGACGGAACGCCGAAGCCCAACTTCGTGCTCAATGACGCGCGCTACAGCGGCCAGATTCTGCTAGCGGGCAAGAACTTTGGGTGTGGTTCCAGCCGGGAGCACGCCGCGTGGGCCCTCTACGATGCCGGTTTCCGGGTGGTGATTTCCAGCTACTTCGCCGACATCTTCCGCGGCAACGCCCTGAACACCGGGCTGCTGCCGCTGCAAGTAACCGACGCCGAATTAAGCAGCCTGTTTGCCTTGGTGGAGCAGGACGCCGACACGCAATTTGTGGTGAACCTGCCCGAGCAAACTCTGCACGTGCCGGCCACCAACCAAACAATTCACTTCGATATCGACCCCTATAAAAAGGAATGCCTGATTAATGGGTACGACGACATCGATTTTCTAGTAAGTCAGAAACAGGCCATCGAAGCCTACGAACAAAGCAGAACATGGGCATGGTAA
- the leuB gene encoding 3-isopropylmalate dehydrogenase produces MGMVSKKIAVLPGDGIGPEVCRQAVKVLQAVAERFGHRFEMRNHLMGACAIDATGDPLPEATLTACREADAVLLGAIGDPKYDNDPSAKVRPEQGLLRLRKSLGLYANIRPVTAYDVLLNHSPLKRERIQGTDMVIFRELTGGIYFGEKGRTADGTGAYDHCTYSRDEILRIAHLAFKAAAGRRQKLTLVDKANVLETSRLWREVVREMAAQYPEVEVDYLFVDNAAMQIILNPTQFDVILTENMFGDIISDEASVIAGSMGLLPSASVGAEVALFEPIHGSYPQAKGKGIANPIAAILSAAMLLEHLELNTEAAMVREAVDEALHNGILTQELSPNAPYSTEEVGSYIAFWIADSNEKQWNKNNVEIGASTII; encoded by the coding sequence ATGGGCATGGTAAGCAAGAAAATAGCGGTATTGCCCGGCGACGGTATCGGGCCGGAGGTGTGTAGACAGGCGGTGAAGGTGCTACAGGCCGTAGCTGAGCGTTTCGGCCATCGGTTCGAGATGCGCAACCATCTGATGGGCGCGTGCGCCATCGATGCCACCGGCGACCCACTGCCCGAAGCCACCCTCACTGCTTGCCGCGAGGCCGACGCCGTTCTGCTAGGCGCCATTGGCGACCCGAAATACGACAACGACCCATCTGCCAAGGTGCGCCCCGAACAGGGTTTGCTGCGCCTGCGCAAGTCGTTGGGCTTGTATGCCAACATCCGCCCCGTTACGGCCTACGACGTGCTGCTGAACCACTCGCCCCTGAAGCGGGAGCGGATTCAGGGCACCGACATGGTCATCTTCCGCGAGCTAACCGGCGGCATCTACTTCGGGGAGAAAGGCCGCACCGCCGATGGCACCGGCGCCTACGACCACTGCACCTACAGCCGCGACGAGATTCTGCGCATTGCGCACCTCGCCTTTAAAGCCGCTGCGGGCCGCCGCCAAAAGCTGACGCTAGTTGACAAAGCCAACGTGCTGGAAACCTCCCGCCTCTGGCGCGAAGTGGTCCGCGAAATGGCCGCCCAATACCCCGAAGTGGAGGTGGATTACCTGTTCGTGGACAACGCCGCCATGCAGATTATTCTGAACCCCACGCAGTTCGACGTGATTCTGACCGAGAATATGTTCGGCGACATCATTTCCGATGAAGCCTCGGTCATTGCCGGTTCCATGGGCTTGTTGCCCTCGGCCTCGGTAGGGGCGGAAGTGGCCTTGTTCGAGCCCATCCACGGTTCGTATCCGCAGGCGAAGGGCAAAGGCATTGCCAACCCCATTGCCGCTATTCTCTCGGCGGCCATGCTGCTGGAGCACCTGGAGTTGAACACGGAAGCCGCCATGGTGCGCGAGGCCGTGGACGAAGCCCTGCACAACGGTATCCTGACCCAAGAACTCAGCCCCAATGCTCCGTACAGCACCGAAGAAGTAGGCAGCTACATCGCCTTCTGGATTGCTGATTCCAACGAGAAGCAGTGGAACAAAAACAACGTGGAAATCGGCGCTAGCACGATTATCTAA
- the ilvB gene encoding biosynthetic-type acetolactate synthase large subunit, translated as MLTNEQSAQTLPEFTATAVQPETETMTGAVATLQALLAEGVDTIFGYPGGAIIPIYDALYDFKEQLNHVLVRHEQGGIHAAQGYARSSGKVGVVFATSGPGATNLVTGLADALIDSTPLVCITGQVFAHLLGTDAFQETDIINITTPITKWNYQVTNAEEIPEALAKAFYIARSGRPGPVLIDITKNAQQQKHDFAPYQPCTHIRSYRPKPIVRPEYIREAAALINQAKRPFVLWGQGVILGKAELEFKAFIEKSGIPAAWTILGAGALASDHPLNVGMLGMHGNYGPNVLTNECDVLIAIGMRFDDRVTGRLDKYAKQAKVIHLDIDPTEIDKNVATTVPVWGDCKETLPLLTALVDAKLHPEWHERFRVHMEQEVDAVIREELFPTSEELTMGEVIQQLNELTGGEAIVVTDVGQHQMVACRYAKLNKTRSNITSGGLGTMGFALPAAIGAKFGTPHRPVVAIIGDGGVQMTIQELGTIMQTGVDVKIIILNNRFLGMVRQWQELFNDRRYSFVDIASPDYVTVASGYRIAGKRVEARTELKQSLQQMLEHPGSFLLEVMVSKENNIFPMVPQGCSVSEIRLK; from the coding sequence ATGTTAACAAACGAGCAATCAGCGCAAACCCTGCCTGAGTTTACCGCCACGGCGGTACAGCCGGAAACGGAAACCATGACCGGCGCGGTGGCCACCTTACAGGCCCTGCTGGCGGAAGGCGTAGATACCATTTTCGGGTATCCGGGCGGGGCCATCATCCCGATTTACGACGCCCTCTACGACTTCAAAGAGCAGCTAAACCACGTGCTGGTGCGCCACGAGCAAGGCGGCATCCACGCGGCGCAGGGCTACGCGCGCTCCTCCGGCAAGGTAGGAGTGGTGTTTGCCACCTCCGGGCCGGGCGCCACCAACCTGGTAACGGGATTGGCCGATGCCCTCATTGACAGCACGCCGCTGGTGTGCATCACGGGGCAGGTGTTCGCGCACTTGTTGGGCACCGATGCCTTTCAGGAAACCGACATCATCAACATCACCACGCCCATCACTAAGTGGAACTACCAGGTAACCAACGCCGAGGAAATTCCGGAGGCGCTGGCCAAGGCTTTCTACATTGCCCGCAGCGGCCGGCCTGGTCCGGTGCTGATTGACATCACCAAGAACGCGCAGCAGCAAAAGCACGACTTCGCGCCGTATCAGCCCTGCACCCACATCCGCAGCTACCGACCCAAGCCCATCGTGCGGCCCGAGTACATCCGGGAAGCGGCGGCGCTCATCAACCAAGCCAAGCGGCCGTTCGTGCTGTGGGGCCAGGGCGTGATATTGGGCAAAGCCGAGTTGGAGTTCAAAGCTTTCATCGAGAAAAGCGGTATTCCGGCGGCCTGGACCATCCTCGGGGCCGGTGCGCTGGCCTCCGACCACCCGCTGAACGTGGGCATGCTAGGGATGCACGGCAACTACGGTCCCAACGTCCTCACCAACGAGTGCGACGTGCTCATCGCCATCGGCATGCGCTTCGACGACCGGGTAACCGGCCGCCTCGACAAGTACGCCAAGCAAGCCAAGGTCATCCACCTCGACATCGACCCAACCGAAATCGACAAGAACGTGGCCACCACCGTGCCCGTGTGGGGCGACTGCAAAGAGACGCTGCCGCTTCTCACTGCCCTAGTTGATGCCAAACTGCACCCCGAATGGCACGAGCGGTTCCGGGTGCACATGGAGCAGGAAGTGGACGCGGTTATCCGCGAAGAACTATTCCCGACCAGCGAGGAACTGACCATGGGCGAAGTTATCCAGCAACTCAACGAGCTAACCGGAGGCGAGGCCATTGTGGTAACCGACGTGGGGCAGCACCAGATGGTGGCCTGCCGCTACGCCAAGCTCAACAAAACCCGCAGCAACATCACCAGCGGCGGCCTCGGCACCATGGGTTTCGCGCTGCCGGCGGCCATCGGGGCCAAGTTCGGCACGCCGCACCGCCCGGTAGTGGCCATTATCGGCGATGGGGGCGTGCAGATGACCATTCAGGAACTCGGCACCATCATGCAAACCGGTGTGGATGTGAAAATCATCATCCTCAACAACCGCTTCCTTGGCATGGTGCGGCAGTGGCAGGAACTCTTCAACGACCGGCGCTACTCCTTCGTCGACATTGCCAGCCCCGACTACGTGACCGTAGCCAGCGGCTATAGAATAGCCGGCAAGCGGGTAGAAGCCCGCACCGAGCTGAAGCAGTCGCTGCAACAGATGCTGGAGCACCCCGGCTCTTTCCTGCTGGAAGTCATGGTGTCGAAAGAGAACAACATCTTCCCCATGGTGCCCCAAGGGTGCAGCGTGTCGGAAATCCGGCTTAAATGA
- the ilvC gene encoding ketol-acid reductoisomerase, whose protein sequence is MAQINFGGVDETVVTREEFPLEKALDVLKNETIAVIGYGVQGPGQALNMRDNGFNVIVGQREDSPSWERALKDGWVEGETLFSIEEAAERGTIICNLLSDAGQIALWPTLKAKLTPGKTLYFSHGFGITFNDQTNIIPPADVDVILVAPKGSGTSLRRLFVAGGGLNSSFAVYQDATGKAYEKVVAMGIGVGSGYLFETDFKKEVYSDLTGERGVLMGALAGIIEAQYQVLRQRGHSPSEAFNETVEELTQSLVPLVGENGMDWMFSNCSVTAQRGALDWKGRFREATLPVLNELYDSVASGKEAERTIQRGSTPNYRSELETELKEVRDSELWQTGATVRQLRSKAAEKVEELS, encoded by the coding sequence ATGGCACAAATCAATTTTGGCGGAGTAGACGAAACTGTAGTTACCCGCGAGGAATTTCCCCTGGAAAAGGCGCTGGACGTTCTCAAAAACGAAACGATTGCCGTAATCGGGTACGGGGTGCAGGGTCCCGGCCAAGCGCTCAACATGCGCGACAACGGGTTCAACGTCATTGTTGGCCAGCGCGAAGATTCTCCGTCGTGGGAGCGGGCGCTGAAAGACGGTTGGGTGGAAGGTGAAACGCTGTTCTCGATTGAGGAAGCGGCGGAGCGCGGCACCATCATCTGCAACCTGCTCTCCGATGCCGGCCAAATTGCGCTGTGGCCCACGCTGAAAGCCAAGCTGACGCCCGGCAAAACGCTGTACTTCTCGCACGGCTTCGGCATCACCTTCAACGACCAAACCAACATCATCCCACCTGCCGATGTAGACGTGATTTTGGTAGCGCCCAAGGGCAGCGGCACCAGCTTGCGTCGCCTGTTCGTGGCCGGCGGCGGCCTCAACTCGTCGTTTGCCGTGTATCAAGATGCTACGGGCAAAGCCTACGAGAAAGTAGTGGCGATGGGCATTGGCGTTGGCTCGGGCTACCTGTTCGAAACCGACTTCAAGAAAGAAGTGTACTCCGACCTCACCGGTGAGCGGGGCGTGCTGATGGGCGCTTTGGCGGGCATCATTGAGGCGCAGTACCAAGTATTGCGTCAGCGCGGCCACTCGCCTTCGGAAGCCTTCAACGAAACCGTAGAAGAACTCACCCAAAGCCTCGTGCCGTTGGTAGGTGAGAACGGCATGGACTGGATGTTCAGCAACTGCTCGGTAACCGCGCAGCGCGGCGCCCTCGACTGGAAAGGTCGTTTCCGCGAAGCCACCCTGCCCGTCCTCAACGAGCTGTACGACAGCGTAGCCTCTGGCAAAGAAGCCGAGCGCACCATTCAGCGCGGTTCCACCCCCAACTACCGCTCGGAGCTGGAAACCGAACTCAAAGAAGTGCGCGACTCCGAGTTGTGGCAAACCGGCGCTACCGTACGCCAGCTCCGCTCGAAAGCCGCGGAAAAAGTGGAAGAGTTAAGCTAG
- the ilvD gene encoding dihydroxy-acid dehydratase, producing the protein MILNKYSRIYTQDDSLPASQAMLIGSGLSDADLRKPFVGICSTGFEGNTCNMHLDGLADAVKVGVQAQGLVGLRFNTIGVSDGITNGTPGMRFSLVSREIIADSIEAMAGAHNYDAIATVVGCDKNMPGALIAMARLNRPSLMVYGGTIKGGNFKGQQLNIVSCFEAYGKKLQGQISDEDYQGIIHNACPGPGACGGMYTANTMASAIEVLGMSVPFSSSSPAVSTEKNQECLDTGVYLRRLLERDIKPRDILVREAFENALVMITVLGGSTNAVLHLIAIAHAAGVHLTMEDFQEVSNRVPVLADLKPSGKYLMEDLAALGGVPAVMRTLLDAGLLQGDLLTVTGQTLAENLADVKPLGAEQDLLRPLSNPIKADGHIQILYGNLAPKGAVAKITGKEGLRFEGPAVVFNSEEELNDGIVQGKIKAGNVVVIRYVGPKGGPGMPEMLKPTSAIIGAGLGDKVALITDGRFSGGTHGFVIGHVCPEAYDGGPIALVEDSDWVVLDASTNTMDVQLEPALLELRRSQWQRPRPNATQGVLLKYIRTVSDASHGCITDLDESYVNKRAISANPA; encoded by the coding sequence ATGATTCTCAATAAATACAGCCGCATCTACACCCAAGACGACAGCCTGCCGGCTTCTCAAGCCATGCTGATTGGCTCCGGCCTGTCGGATGCCGATTTGCGCAAGCCGTTTGTGGGCATCTGCTCCACCGGCTTCGAAGGCAATACCTGCAACATGCACCTCGACGGCCTAGCCGACGCGGTAAAGGTCGGGGTGCAGGCGCAAGGGCTGGTAGGGCTGCGGTTCAACACCATTGGGGTGAGCGACGGTATCACGAACGGTACGCCGGGCATGCGGTTCTCGCTGGTGTCGCGCGAAATCATTGCCGATTCCATTGAGGCCATGGCCGGGGCGCACAACTACGATGCCATTGCCACCGTGGTAGGCTGCGATAAGAACATGCCGGGCGCCCTGATTGCCATGGCGCGGCTCAATCGGCCGTCATTGATGGTGTACGGCGGCACGATTAAGGGCGGCAACTTCAAGGGGCAGCAACTCAACATTGTGTCGTGCTTTGAGGCGTATGGCAAGAAATTGCAGGGGCAGATTTCCGACGAGGATTACCAGGGCATCATTCACAATGCCTGCCCTGGTCCGGGCGCGTGCGGCGGTATGTACACGGCCAACACCATGGCGTCTGCCATTGAGGTGTTGGGCATGAGCGTGCCGTTCTCGTCGTCGTCGCCGGCCGTGAGTACAGAGAAAAACCAGGAGTGCCTGGATACCGGCGTGTACCTGCGGCGCCTGCTGGAGCGCGACATCAAGCCCCGCGACATTCTGGTGCGCGAGGCCTTCGAGAATGCGCTGGTGATGATTACGGTGCTTGGCGGCTCTACCAACGCGGTGCTGCACCTGATTGCCATTGCCCACGCGGCCGGCGTGCACCTCACTATGGAAGACTTCCAGGAAGTCAGCAACCGGGTGCCGGTACTCGCCGACCTCAAGCCAAGCGGCAAGTACCTCATGGAAGACCTAGCTGCCCTTGGCGGCGTGCCCGCTGTGATGCGCACCCTGCTCGATGCCGGCCTGCTCCAAGGCGACCTGCTGACCGTGACCGGCCAAACCCTAGCCGAAAACCTGGCGGATGTGAAGCCGCTCGGCGCCGAGCAAGATTTGCTCCGCCCGCTCAGCAACCCCATCAAAGCCGACGGCCACATTCAGATTCTGTACGGCAACCTGGCCCCGAAAGGCGCGGTGGCCAAAATCACCGGCAAAGAAGGCTTGCGGTTTGAGGGTCCGGCCGTGGTGTTCAACTCCGAAGAAGAACTGAACGACGGCATCGTGCAAGGTAAAATCAAGGCCGGCAACGTGGTGGTGATTCGCTACGTGGGGCCGAAAGGCGGACCCGGTATGCCGGAAATGCTGAAGCCGACTTCCGCCATCATCGGGGCCGGCCTCGGTGACAAAGTGGCCTTGATTACCGACGGTCGGTTCTCGGGCGGTACGCACGGCTTCGTTATCGGCCACGTCTGCCCCGAGGCCTACGACGGCGGCCCGATTGCCCTGGTGGAAGATAGCGATTGGGTGGTGCTCGACGCCAGCACCAACACCATGGACGTGCAGCTAGAGCCCGCGCTGCTAGAATTGCGCCGCAGCCAGTGGCAGCGCCCGCGCCCCAACGCCACGCAAGGAGTACTCCTGAAATATATCCGCACGGTCAGCGACGCCAGTCACGGCTGTATCACCGACTTAGACGAAAGCTATGTTAACAAACGAGCAATCAGCGCAAACCCTGCCTGA
- a CDS encoding 2-isopropylmalate synthase, with protein sequence MAHQQIQIFDTTLRDGEQVPGCKLNREEKLVIARQLELLGVDVIEAGFPVSSPGDFAAVQAIAAQTREATVCGLSRAVENDIRVAAEALQKARYPRIHTGIGTSDVHILHKLCTTREDVLARAVAAVKLAKSFVEDVEFYAEDAGRTDNEFLARVCEAAIKAGATVLNIPDTTGYCLPQEYGAKIKFLHENVTGIQNVRLSTHCHNDLGLATANSIAGVMNGARQIECTINGVGERAGNTALEEVVMILRQHPYLNLDTRINTRLLAETSAMVSHLMTMPVQPNKAIVGSNAFSHSSGIHQDGIIKHRETYEIIDPKEVGVADSSIVLTARSGRAALAYRLQKIGYDFEKITLNKAYACFLQLADRKREVVDEDLHALVEQEKLVAVN encoded by the coding sequence ATGGCGCATCAGCAAATACAAATCTTTGATACTACGCTCCGCGACGGCGAACAAGTGCCGGGCTGCAAGCTAAACAGGGAAGAGAAACTTGTTATTGCCCGACAGCTAGAACTACTCGGCGTCGACGTAATTGAAGCCGGTTTCCCCGTTTCCAGCCCCGGCGACTTTGCCGCTGTGCAGGCCATAGCCGCTCAAACCCGCGAGGCTACCGTATGCGGCCTGTCCCGCGCCGTTGAAAACGACATCCGCGTAGCCGCTGAGGCGCTGCAAAAGGCCCGTTACCCCCGCATCCACACCGGCATCGGCACTTCCGACGTGCACATCCTGCACAAACTCTGCACCACCCGCGAAGACGTACTGGCGCGGGCAGTAGCCGCCGTAAAGCTCGCGAAAAGCTTCGTGGAAGATGTGGAATTCTACGCCGAAGACGCCGGCCGCACAGACAACGAGTTTTTAGCCCGCGTGTGTGAGGCGGCCATCAAGGCCGGCGCTACCGTCCTCAACATCCCCGATACCACCGGTTACTGCTTGCCGCAGGAGTACGGTGCCAAAATCAAGTTTCTCCACGAGAACGTGACGGGCATTCAGAACGTGCGCCTCTCTACGCACTGCCACAACGACTTGGGGCTGGCTACGGCCAACTCTATTGCGGGCGTAATGAACGGCGCCCGCCAGATTGAATGCACCATCAATGGGGTAGGGGAGCGGGCCGGCAATACGGCGCTTGAAGAAGTGGTGATGATTTTGCGTCAGCACCCGTACCTCAACCTTGATACCCGCATCAACACCCGCCTGCTGGCCGAAACTTCTGCCATGGTGTCGCACCTCATGACCATGCCGGTGCAGCCTAATAAGGCAATTGTAGGTTCTAATGCGTTTTCGCATTCCAGCGGCATCCACCAAGACGGCATCATTAAGCACCGCGAAACCTACGAAATTATCGACCCCAAAGAAGTGGGCGTCGCCGATTCTTCGATTGTGCTCACGGCTCGTTCGGGCCGCGCGGCGCTGGCCTATCGGCTTCAGAAAATCGGTTATGACTTCGAGAAAATCACGCTCAATAAAGCCTACGCCTGCTTCCTCCAATTAGCCGACCGCAAGCGGGAGGTGGTTGACGAGGATTTGCACGCCTTGGTAGAACAGGAAAAACTGGTAGCAGTCAACTAA
- the ilvN gene encoding acetolactate synthase small subunit has translation MSQQSSIDRQEYNITAYTENQVGLLNRIAIIFSRRKINIESLNVSPSEIEGIHRFNIVINETEEVVGKLARQIEKQIEVLKVYYNTNADVIWQEMALYKVPTDVIAEKAIVERLLRENGARAVVIRKDYTVFETTGHREETDNLIRVLQPYGLIEFVRSARIAIIKASDGFNSKLREFERREPSTEPAENEYLNSRDKVFTM, from the coding sequence ATGAGTCAGCAATCATCCATCGACCGGCAGGAATACAACATCACGGCGTACACGGAAAACCAGGTGGGGCTGCTGAACCGCATTGCCATCATCTTCTCGCGCCGCAAAATCAATATTGAGAGCCTCAACGTTTCGCCGTCTGAAATCGAGGGCATTCACCGCTTCAACATCGTCATCAACGAAACCGAGGAGGTAGTTGGCAAACTGGCTCGGCAGATTGAGAAGCAAATCGAGGTGCTGAAGGTGTACTACAACACCAACGCCGACGTGATTTGGCAAGAAATGGCGCTCTACAAAGTGCCCACCGATGTTATTGCCGAGAAGGCCATTGTGGAGCGCCTGCTCCGCGAAAACGGGGCCCGCGCTGTCGTAATCCGCAAGGATTACACGGTATTCGAAACCACCGGCCACCGCGAAGAAACCGACAACCTCATCCGCGTGCTGCAACCCTACGGCCTCATCGAGTTTGTGCGCAGCGCCCGCATCGCCATCATCAAAGCCAGCGACGGATTCAACAGCAAGCTCCGCGAGTTCGAGCGCCGCGAGCCAAGCACCGAGCCCGCCGAAAACGAATACCTCAATAGCCGTGACAAGGTGTTCACGATGTAG
- a CDS encoding branched-chain amino acid transaminase, which translates to MYFNPDTLAFVDGEFVKADQAQVSSYAQSLHYGYAVFEGIRSYATPAGTQIFKAKEHYERLQYSCKSVGLPLSYSIEEMTEITYRLLELNNLSDAYIRPLVYAGTPNMTLKHASTSNLMIAVWDWGKYLGDQCLRLSISPYQRPNPNAVPIEAKVSGHYVNSIIASSEARNRGFDEALLLDMNGFVAEGPGANFFFEKDGELFTAPPGSILRGITRNTIIDLAREAGINVTEKFFTPDELQGATGAFFTGTAAEVIGITSIDDLVFSTPYQDTLGHVLAERYHALVTGQSVARSQSLEVKV; encoded by the coding sequence ATGTATTTCAATCCCGACACTCTCGCTTTTGTAGACGGCGAGTTCGTGAAAGCCGATCAAGCGCAGGTTAGCTCGTATGCGCAGTCGCTGCACTATGGCTATGCTGTTTTTGAGGGCATTCGGTCGTATGCTACACCGGCGGGCACGCAGATTTTCAAGGCCAAGGAGCACTACGAGCGGCTGCAATACTCCTGCAAGTCCGTGGGGTTGCCGCTGTCTTACTCGATTGAGGAAATGACGGAAATCACCTACCGGCTGCTCGAACTTAACAACCTGTCGGATGCTTATATCCGCCCGCTGGTGTACGCTGGCACGCCCAACATGACCCTCAAGCACGCCAGCACCAGCAACCTGATGATTGCCGTGTGGGATTGGGGCAAGTACCTCGGCGACCAGTGCCTGCGCCTCAGTATCTCGCCCTACCAGCGCCCCAACCCCAACGCCGTGCCCATCGAAGCTAAAGTGTCGGGCCACTACGTCAACTCCATTATTGCCAGCTCGGAAGCCAGAAACCGCGGCTTTGATGAAGCCCTGCTGCTGGACATGAACGGTTTCGTGGCCGAAGGACCAGGCGCCAACTTCTTCTTCGAGAAAGACGGCGAGCTGTTCACGGCGCCTCCCGGCAGCATCCTGCGCGGCATCACCCGCAACACCATCATTGATTTGGCGCGAGAAGCCGGCATCAACGTCACCGAGAAGTTCTTCACGCCCGACGAGCTGCAAGGCGCAACCGGCGCCTTCTTCACCGGCACGGCCGCCGAAGTAATCGGCATCACTTCCATCGACGACCTGGTGTTCAGCACGCCTTACCAAGACACCCTCGGCCACGTGCTAGCCGAGCGCTACCACGCCTTGGTAACCGGCCAATCGGTGGCCCGCAGCCAAAGCCTGGAAGTGAAAGTCTAG